GGCCCTCTACCTAATGCCGGTGCACCCGGCTACCCACTCCTACCTGGGTGGCTACGAGGTGATTGACTATAAAGGAATCAACTACGAGTACGGCACTTCCATTGACTTTAGCCAGCTGGTGGCGGCGGCCCACGCGCGGGGCATGAAAGTAATTCTGGATATGGTATTCAACCACACCTCCACCCAAAACCCGTGGTTTACGACGGCGGCAGCCGGCACCGGCTCGCCATACGACAACTACTACGTGTTTCGGAGCGACAACCCCGGCGGCAACTGGCGGCCCAATCCAAGTAGCCACACCAACCCAAATTTCAACTACTTCTTCGGCAAGTTTGGGCCCGACACGCCCGACCTGAACTACTACAATGCCTCGGTGCGCAACACCGTGAAGGATATCAGCAGCTACTGGCTGGGGCGCAATGTAGACGGCTTCCGGCTCGACGCGCCCATGTTCCTGTACGAAACCGGCAACGCCCTCACCGATGCGCAGCAGCAGAACCTGCCCGCCACCTACGCCTATTGGCGCGGCTGGCGCGACCACATCAAGGCCGCCAACCCGCAGGCTTTTTCGGTGGGTGAAACCTGGTTGCAGGGCGACATTCCGGGCGCGGCGCGCTACGTGTACCAGGGCTTCGACATTGGCTTTCAGTTCGATATCGCCTTTGGGCTGGAAGATGCGCTGAACAAGGGCAACAAGCTCTTCCTGCAAAACCCGGTGGAGCAGTCCCTGCAGTACTACCCCTTCCTGCAATTTGGGGTGTTTGCCTCCAACCACGACTTGTACCTGCGCAGCTCGGGCAATACCAATCCGCTGCGCATCAAGGACCGGGTGAGCGGCGATAAGGATGCGCAGGCCAAGCTGGCCGCCGCCTGGCTGCTGACCGCGCCCGGCGTGCCGTTCGTGTACTACGGCGACGAAATCGGCATTGGCTCGACCTACGCCCGCTCGCCCATGCAGTGGGATGCCACGGCCAACGCGGGCTTCACGACCGGCACGCCCTGGGCGGCGATAGGCGCGGACTATGCCACCTATAACGTAGCCAGCGAGCAGAACGACCCGGCTTCCATCCTAAGCGCCTACCGCGGCCTGATTGCCGTGCGCGCGGCGCAGCCCGCCCTGCGGCGCGGCAGCTACCAGACCCTGACTACCAGCGTGCCCGGCGTGTACGCCTTTGCCCGCACCAACGGCTCCGAAACCGTAGTGGTGGTGCTGAATTTTGCCCCCCTGGGCCAGCGCAATGTCACGCTGACCCTACCTCCCTCGACCCTGGCGGCCGGTACCTACGCCGCCGACAACCTGCTGAGCCCCAGCGCCGCGGCGGCCGCCCCGCTAACCGTGGCCGCCGACGGCAGCATCGCCGGCTGGGTGCCCTACCCCCTGCTGCCGGCCAATGGCTACGCGGTGCTCAAGCTGCGTGGTAGTACCGCGCTAGCCGCTGCCGGCCCGGCTGCCATTTCAGCGTTGGCCGTGTACCCGAACCCCATCGGCCAGGGCCGGCTGACGGTGCGGCTACCCGGCCCGGCCGCCAGCGCCCAGCTGCGGCTGCTGGATAGCCAGGGCCGCTTGGTACTGGCGCGCGAAGCCGCCGTAGCCAATGGCCAGGCTAGCCTGGAAATCAGCGGCTTAGCCCCCGGCATCTACCTGCTGCAAGCTACCAGCGGCGGCACTACCTACGTCAGCAAGGTTAGTGTTTTTTAAGCCTTTGAATTATCCGTCATTGTGAGCAAAGCGCAGCAATGACGGATAAAAAACCCGAGAGCTTTTCATCCATTCCACCCATTTTCCCCCTTCTCTTCTCATGA
The genomic region above belongs to Hymenobacter psoromatis and contains:
- a CDS encoding alpha-amylase family glycosyl hydrolase — its product is MKISLPYSWLVILLLSLGAGAARAADVTFSVNMQFQIRQGNFVAGTDQVMVFGSFSAAGVALSDPDGDQVYSATVPNQPEDAQLTYNYRFTHGGAAVNETVPARPYVVQVTSAANVLTDWFNDQPPPYPYAKLYASTLTPIPGEAVRFTDSSEGGAATSWRWTFAGGSPATSTAPNPIVVWTAPGSYAVTLTATNASGSTTSKTLTVRVGPPDSALGWWNDAIFYQIYPRSFLDSNGDGTGDFAGLLRKLDYLNDGNPATTTDLGVTALYLMPVHPATHSYLGGYEVIDYKGINYEYGTSIDFSQLVAAAHARGMKVILDMVFNHTSTQNPWFTTAAAGTGSPYDNYYVFRSDNPGGNWRPNPSSHTNPNFNYFFGKFGPDTPDLNYYNASVRNTVKDISSYWLGRNVDGFRLDAPMFLYETGNALTDAQQQNLPATYAYWRGWRDHIKAANPQAFSVGETWLQGDIPGAARYVYQGFDIGFQFDIAFGLEDALNKGNKLFLQNPVEQSLQYYPFLQFGVFASNHDLYLRSSGNTNPLRIKDRVSGDKDAQAKLAAAWLLTAPGVPFVYYGDEIGIGSTYARSPMQWDATANAGFTTGTPWAAIGADYATYNVASEQNDPASILSAYRGLIAVRAAQPALRRGSYQTLTTSVPGVYAFARTNGSETVVVVLNFAPLGQRNVTLTLPPSTLAAGTYAADNLLSPSAAAAAPLTVAADGSIAGWVPYPLLPANGYAVLKLRGSTALAAAGPAAISALAVYPNPIGQGRLTVRLPGPAASAQLRLLDSQGRLVLAREAAVANGQASLEISGLAPGIYLLQATSGGTTYVSKVSVF